The genome window TACGCGAAGAAGTATTAGAGGGGCGGTTTAGGGCAGATTTATTCCATCGTTTAAGCGTATTTCCTCTACTTGTTCCCCCATTAAAAGAACGTGGTGAAGATATTATTTTATTAGCCGGATATTTTTGTGAGCAATATCGTCAGCGTTTTGGTTTATCTAGTGTGGTACTGAGTTCTTCATTACAAAGGTATTTACTCAACTATTCATGGCCTGGCAATGTACGTGAATTGGAACATGCGATTCATCGTGCTGTTGTTCTTGCTCGTGCCTCAATTGACACTGGCGATATTATCTTACAGCCTCAATATTTTATCTTTGATAACAATGAGTATGAGTTTACGGAAACCTCAAAGAAAGTAATACCATTAACTAAAAACTTACGTGAAGCAACAGATGACCTTTCAGCGTAAAGTCATTACACAAGTACTGGAACAAAACCATCATAATTGGTCTGCATGTGCTAGAGAATTATCTTTAGATATTGCTAACTTACATCGACTAGCTAAACGACTAGGCCTGAAATAAAGTATTAAGGGCATCGTAATGCTGCCCTTAGAATCTTAATTTTCTAATCCATTAATAATAAGCTGTAGCCCGTCAGCAAATTTCAAATCGTAGTTATTAGCAAACAACATTTCTTTGGCTTTCCATGTATAGGGATATTTATCTTTAGATAATTGGTTAAATTCAGATTATTTCTTGCCTTATTTTTGGCAATATTCCTTTTTCATATAGAGTTTCACATATTTCTCGAGTTGCTCAAGCTCTTCATTATCACTTTCGTTACGTTGTAAATGCCGAAATAGTGTGGAGATTTTCTTCAAATCAAACCGGTTTTGTTGAATACGTTTTTCAAGTGCAATAAGGGCTCTTTTCTTTGATGCATGATGTGCAAATTGCTTTTGTAAAATAAGTAGGTACAGCCAAATGCTTTGCCGAGTGATAAAAAAATCGAATATAGGTGAGGGCGAGAAAATTTGCTTTTTTTGCTAGTAATAATCCACTAAATAAGCGGTGGATAAACTGAGTTGTAGATGGTTTATGGCTTTGGATTAGAGCTGTAATTCCCTGTTTAAATTGCTGTTCTGAAAGATAAATTAATTGCTGGTAACGTTTTTTTAGGGCTGGTGGGATAAATCCATGCGAAAGCGGCCATTGCAACTAATGGGCCGGAAACAATCGCAATGGCATTACCGATGCTTTGAGTGAGTGAAAGCGTAAAAGGATAGCTTGGTTGCAGCAAAATTAAAGAGACCATAATGTAATCAAAAGCAATTAAAATCAGGCGATTATGAGAAAAAATGACAACACCGCTAATAATCACTGGAATAATGAAAAGGGTCATCTGCCATGATGAAGAGGCAAAAGGCCACAAGTACCATGTGCAGATTAATGCGGCAATGGCACCAAACAATTGTCCTGTAAAAATATTTCTCATAAACCTAGCGGGGTAATCAAGGGAAGCGAATAGTGCCAACATCACCGACATACCGAGTGTGAGATAAGCCAAAGCTTGCCACTGTGTCCATAGCCATAATAAACCCACTACGGCTATCGCAATAAAAGAACGAGTAAAAGCCTGCCATGCTGAGATTTTATTTTGATGCAGTTTTAATTTGTCGATTTTATTTATCCGCTTGATTGACGTACCAAAAGTAGCATAGTAAAGCGGGACTAATAGCGTTTTAAGTACCCCATTAGGGCACAATGAT of Providencia rettgeri contains these proteins:
- the norR_2 gene encoding Anaerobic nitric oxide reductase transcription regulator norR; the protein is MKKSLRAEYPLIYLNCAALPESVAESELFGHVKGAFTGAISHRSGKFEMADNGTLFLDEIGELSLALQAKLLRVLQYGDIQRVGDDRSLRVNVRVLAATNRDLREEVLEGRFRADLFHRLSVFPLLVPPLKERGEDIILLAGYFCEQYRQRFGLSSVVLSSSLQRYLLNYSWPGNVRELEHAIHRAVVLARASIDTGDIILQPQYFIFDNNEYEFTETSKKVIPLTKNLREATDDLSA
- a CDS encoding Fusaric acid resistance protein family — translated: MTSYEEILETNRIGWHYHRKQVAKARQKLMFQSQILLHLDKYQSIAPFYFPAQEPTNTQWKHILSLCPNGVLKTLLVPLYYATFGTSIKRINKIDKLKLHQNKISAWQAFTRSFIAIAVVGLLWLWTQWQALAYLTLGMSVMLALFASLDYPARFMRNIFTGQLFGAIAALICTWYLWPFASSSWQMTLFIIPVIISGVVIFSHNRLILIAFDYIMVSLILLQPSYPFTLSLTQSIGNAIAIVSGPLVAMAAFAWIYPTSPKKTLPAINLSFRTAI